The genomic DNA GGCGCGTCGGCCGGGTTGACCTTGCTGTACACCGGCGGCATCGGCAAGTCCGCCGGCAGCAGGTTGCCGCCGGCGTTGATGGCGGCCTGCACCTCTTGCTCGGCCACGTCCAGCGACAGCGTCAGCTCGAACTGCAGCGTGATCACCGAGGCGCCGCCCGAGGACGACGACGACATCTGCTTCAAGCCCGGCATCTGGCCGAACTGGCGCTCCAGTGGCGCCGTGATGGACGAGGTCATCACATCCGGGCTGGCGCCCGGGTACAGCGTGGTGACCTGGATGGTCGGGTAGTCGACCTCCGGCAGCGCCGACAGCGGCAGCAGCCTGAAGGCCACCAGGCCCGACAGCAGGATGGCGACCATCAGCAGCGCGGTGGCGACCGGCCGCTCGATGAACAGGCGTGAGGGATTCATGCTGGGTCCTTACTGTGGCCGCTGGGGCGCCGCGCCCGCCGGGGCACCAGCGCCGCCACCGCCATCCGTTGCTGCCGCGCTCGCGCCGTCGCGGTGACGCCGGCCTTCGCCGAGCACGCCGGAGGCAGCCGAGGCGCCCGGCACGCCGGAGGCGCCGGCCGCGCCGCTGGCGCCACCGTCGCGACGCCGTCCGCGCCCGCGCGGTGCGCTGGCCGGCACCAGCGCGGCAGCGCGCGCTGCCGGGTCCACGGCTTCCACCGTCATGCCTTCCTTGAGCCGGTCGGCGCCGTCGATCACCACGCGCTGGCCGGGCTGCAGGCCCTTGCTCACCACGGTGCGCTCGCCGTCGCTCGGGCCGAGCGCGACAACCTGGACCTTGACCTTGCTGCTGTCGTCCACCACATAGACAAAGGTGCCTTGCTGGCCGCGCTGGATGGCCGCCACGGGTACCACGGTAGCGTTCTCGATCGTGTCCACGCGCGTGCGCAGGTTGACGAACTGGTTCGGGAACAGCAGGCCGTCCTGATTCTGGAAGATCGCCTTGAGCTTGACCGTGCCGGTGGTGGTGTCGATCTGGTTGTCGGTGGTCAGCAGCGTGCCCTCGGCCAGGCGGTTGCGCGCCTGGCGGTCCCAGGCCTGGACCGGGATGGTCTCGCCGGCGTGCAGGCGCTTGAGCACCGACGGCAGGTTGTCTTCAGGAATGGTATAGAGCACCGCGATCGGCTGGATCTGGGTGATCAGCGCGATGCCGTTGGTGTCGCTGGTGCTGACGATATTGCCCGGGTCGACCTGGCGCAGGCCGATGCGACCGGAGGCCGGCGCCAGGATGCGGGTGTAGCCCAGTTGCAGGCGGGCGCTGTCCACGTTGGCCTGGTCGGTCTTGACCACGCCTTCGTACTGGCGCACCAGGGCGTCCTGGGTGTCGACCTGCTGGCTGGAGATGGAGTCCTGGCCGAGCAGGGTGCGGTAGCGCTTCTGGTCCAGGCGGGCATTTTCCAGCAAGGCGCGGTCTCGCGCCAGCGTGCCCACGGCCTGGTCCAGCGTGGCCTGGAACGGGCGGGGGTCGATCTCGGCAAGCACGTCGCCGGCCTTGACCATCTGGCCCTCCTTGAACAGGACCTTGAGCAGAGGCCCCGACACCTGGACCCTCACGGTCACATTGGCCACGGGCGTGACATTGCCCAGGCCGTTGAGGATGACATCCATATTACGCTGGGCCACGGTGCTGACCACCACGGGCGAGCGTTGGCCGCCGGGGCCGCCGGGGCCACCACGGCCGCCATTGGGGCCGCCGGGAGCACCAGCGCCGGGCGCGCCCGGGGCGGCGGCGGCGGGAGTACGATGCTTGTACCAATACCAGCCGCCGCCGGCCAGCAGGAGGATCAGCGCGGTGGCGATCAGTTTGCGGCGGCGCGAGGCAGCCTTGGGCGGTG from Cupriavidus sp. D39 includes the following:
- a CDS encoding MdtA/MuxA family multidrug efflux RND transporter periplasmic adaptor subunit, with protein sequence MANPEEHQPAKLPPPPKAASRRRKLIATALILLLAGGGWYWYKHRTPAAAAPGAPGAGAPGGPNGGRGGPGGPGGQRSPVVVSTVAQRNMDVILNGLGNVTPVANVTVRVQVSGPLLKVLFKEGQMVKAGDVLAEIDPRPFQATLDQAVGTLARDRALLENARLDQKRYRTLLGQDSISSQQVDTQDALVRQYEGVVKTDQANVDSARLQLGYTRILAPASGRIGLRQVDPGNIVSTSDTNGIALITQIQPIAVLYTIPEDNLPSVLKRLHAGETIPVQAWDRQARNRLAEGTLLTTDNQIDTTTGTVKLKAIFQNQDGLLFPNQFVNLRTRVDTIENATVVPVAAIQRGQQGTFVYVVDDSSKVKVQVVALGPSDGERTVVSKGLQPGQRVVIDGADRLKEGMTVEAVDPAARAAALVPASAPRGRGRRRDGGASGAAGASGVPGASAASGVLGEGRRHRDGASAAATDGGGGAGAPAGAAPQRPQ